cAGCCTAAAACTCTGTTTATAGTTTGGAATTCCTTTCTCAACCACAGGTTTTTGTAATGCCCAGGTTAAGGGAGCTATTGTATATTACAAACTAACTTCTTTTTAgttatctgaaaaaaatattagttATATATTATCCTCGGGAAAGTTGAGAAAATAGTTACTcaggtcatttttttctgtattcagaTGAGGAACCTCATTTGAAAGGCTGCAGGGCTCTATCATTtactagctatatgaccttggaaagtttattttatctcCTTCAGGCTGTTTTTCAGCAACAAAATGAAAGTCCCCCTTACGGACTGCTGTGAGAATCAAATAACATACAAAGTTCCTTAGGAACAGATACTTTATCATGTTTATCACTTTATTCTAAGTGCTTACTGCAGGCAGTAGCAGGTACagagtaagttctcaataaatatctcTATAAACAAGAAAAGTCCTAGCACATTGACTTGCACATAGCACTCAATAAAAGGTAGCTATTACTATTCTTTTAATCACTCTTCCTATGATCTGGTTTCTAGAATTCTCACTACATTAATTCACCCTCTTATGGAAGCTATCTTGTTGACTCAACATTCTTAACATGTAGTTCTAACAATTCAATACTATGTGGTGTATGGagattttgctttatttgaacataattattttaaggaaGTCTAAACAGACAAGCGTCTGCTGGGAAAAAGCTAGTCTACCTGCTTATATGAAGAGCTGGCACTTACAAAACCCAGTAACTTTCTCACAATACCACCCTTTAAACATTGGGAAATGTATGCTTAAGAGAACAAAAATATCAGCAAATAAGGAGTGATCAGCCAGGTAAGAGAAGAACCAGGACAGTGCAGtattatgaaggaaaaaaaaaaaaaagccactgcaACCAGTACTTATCTTTACACAGCCCAGTGTGGTGATTCCTATTCACTTAGTAGCCTCCCCATCTAGAATATACTCCGTGATCTTTCTTGATGGCCAGACTGTGTAAAGTTCATACACAGTGTTTACTACAGGGATCCCCAAATATTGTCAGTTTAATGAGTAAACACAAATTTCAAGGAGGGCACTACAGTGAGATGAACAGTTTTCTGATTGGAGATTGTACAACTAATGTTTTCACCAGTGTACTTTAGGACAGCAGATTCAGATTAAGGCGCTGGGACTGAATGCAAAtagtaaaattacaaatataaagtaaaaatttgcAACCTTTGCCAAAGAAAGGAATGTAAACTGAGTTAATAATTGGAAAGAACAGTAAGGTTTaggttttgttcttatttttagtgCGACTGAGCTTGGAGTTTGTTTGTAGACACATCTGAAAAAAGTGAAGGGAGAGATGGAAGATGGTAAATGTCAAGGAAAAGATGGAAGGATAAATCACTGTAATAAAAAGGAGTACTTTTTCGCCAACAGAAGTAAAGGTAAAGTGTCTGAGTTAACGAATGGATTGTTGACCTCTAGGGAGGGTGATCCCATCAGCTCAGCTTTGTGACGACCTAAGAATATCCCTTCCACCCCTTTCCTGATCCAATCATTCTGGCTGCATAAAACCACCTAAATCAATTAACTGTTACACTTCCGTTGGTGCTAGGATATATTCATATAACTCCCACgtattaaatgaaaatacattcatctaaaaataagacaacaagaTTGCTGCTACACcaagaaaggattttaaaaaggcCTGTTCACAAGGTAAGTGAGGgccagaggaaaggaggaaaggcgGTCGTTTAAACTGAAATTGGAGCCGCGATGACACCTCCTAATGCAATCAAACGCTGTTGCAGCACACTTCTTAGGAGGTCGGGTTCAACGCCAGGGTAAGGTGAGAATCTGGCCTGGCGGCTCCGGCCCCGGCCATCCGGTTCCCTTCCGTTTATAAAGCGGGTTGGGCTCCGGCCGCCACCATTCACTCGACGGCTCTCGGCACGAACGCTTGGTCGCAAAGCCTGCCGAGGTCCTAGATGAATCGCTTCAGGCCTGGAAACGAGGAAGCCGTCTCCAGAGACCATTGCCAACGCTGACGCCCGCGGTCTGAGGTCGCTGTGGGAAGAGCCGTGGGCCACCCTGCTCCTCTGATCACCGGCGGACAGGGACACATTGTTCAGGGCCATCTTCAAACACCACCCGCAGTATTTGCGTTACGTCCCTTGGTCAAGGCAGGCCCTTCGCGGCTCCCCAGATCAGTTCAGCTTGTCTCGGACCGGGTGACTAACCACACCGGAAGCCATAACTGAGCCTGCGGAAAAGCCAGACACCGCCCTGCCTTTATCGAGCGCTATCCTGGCGAGCATGCGCACTCCGTCCGCACAAGTCGACGCCCGCTGAGAGCAAGCGCAACGGACGTTTGCGTTGGTGACGCCAGGGAGCGTGAGGACGTGGGGCTTCCGTGAATGCGCAGTGGGTGCGTCGGCCACGACCTTTTGGCCAGGTTAGGGAG
The sequence above is a segment of the Theropithecus gelada isolate Dixy chromosome 14, Tgel_1.0, whole genome shotgun sequence genome. Coding sequences within it:
- the C14H11orf71 gene encoding uncharacterized protein C11orf71 homolog; this encodes MALNNVSLSAGDQRSRVAHGSSHSDLRPRASALAMVSGDGFLVSRPEAIHLGPRQALRPSVRAESRRVNGGGRSPTRFINGREPDGRGRSRQARFSPYPGVEPDLLRSVLQQRLIALGGVIAAPISV